A window of Haliscomenobacter hydrossis DSM 1100 contains these coding sequences:
- the meaB gene encoding methylmalonyl Co-A mutase-associated GTPase MeaB, with protein sequence MSNPEDDATTPRVRAGVDQPSSLNPSWTPKLRRTNIQAEEYIRGILQGDRVRLSQAITLIESKQTQHQELAHTIIEGCLPHSGNSVRIGITGVPGVGKSTFIEALGQNVSSQGRKLAVLAIDPSSQISKGSILGDKTRMAKLSANPQVYIRPSAAGDSLGGVARKTRETVILCEAAGFDTLIIETVGVGQSEVAVHSMVDFFLLLLLPGAGDELQGIKRGIVEMADLVAVNKADGDNQQRAKRAAADYRNALHLFPPKSSNWEVQVLTCSALSGQGIAEIWHLIEEYCTFTKAKGFFQGQRQSQARYWLHETIQQFLQEQFYHHPQVATLLNERETEVLAQRKSPFHAAEELVKVFLGLEK encoded by the coding sequence ATGTCGAATCCCGAAGATGATGCCACCACCCCCAGGGTTCGTGCAGGAGTAGATCAACCCTCCTCCCTGAATCCAAGCTGGACGCCCAAATTGCGGCGAACCAACATCCAGGCAGAAGAATACATCCGTGGTATTCTCCAGGGGGATCGTGTGCGCTTGAGCCAGGCGATCACCCTGATCGAAAGCAAACAGACGCAACATCAGGAACTGGCCCATACCATCATCGAAGGCTGTTTGCCCCATAGCGGCAACTCCGTCCGCATCGGGATCACCGGGGTGCCGGGAGTGGGCAAAAGCACTTTCATCGAGGCTTTAGGGCAAAACGTGAGTAGCCAGGGGCGCAAATTGGCGGTTTTGGCCATTGACCCCAGCAGTCAAATCAGCAAAGGCAGCATCCTGGGCGACAAAACCCGCATGGCCAAACTTTCCGCCAACCCGCAGGTGTACATTCGTCCATCGGCAGCTGGAGATTCACTCGGTGGCGTAGCCCGCAAAACCCGAGAAACCGTGATTTTGTGTGAAGCAGCCGGGTTTGATACCCTCATCATCGAAACGGTTGGGGTGGGTCAATCCGAGGTAGCGGTGCACTCCATGGTCGATTTTTTTCTTTTATTGCTACTTCCAGGTGCTGGTGATGAACTTCAAGGCATCAAAAGAGGTATAGTAGAGATGGCAGATCTTGTTGCAGTGAACAAAGCCGATGGCGACAATCAACAACGCGCCAAACGCGCCGCCGCGGATTACCGCAATGCCTTGCACCTCTTTCCGCCTAAATCCAGCAATTGGGAGGTTCAGGTATTGACTTGTTCCGCTTTGAGTGGACAAGGAATTGCCGAGATCTGGCATTTGATTGAGGAATATTGTACGTTTACAAAAGCCAAGGGGTTTTTCCAGGGCCAACGTCAATCACAAGCGCGGTACTGGTTGCACGAAACCATCCAGCAGTTTTTGCAGGAACAATTTTACCACCATCCCCAGGTAGCCACGCTGCTCAACGAACGGGAAACGGAGGTACTGGCTCAACGAAAATCGCCTTTTCATGCCGCCGAAGAATTGGTGAAGGTATTTTTGGGGTTGGAAAAATGA
- a CDS encoding LemA family protein: protein MKNLTSAVVLVLLGLLLLFGGCNTYNGMVNADEDVENAWSKVQSAYQRRADLIPNLVNTVKGVANFEKSTLTAVIEARSKATSITIDPANATPEQLAAFQQAQGGISQSLGRLMVIAEQYPELKANQNFLELQSQLEGTENRIKVARDTYNDVSTQYNKKVRRFPNSLFAGIFGFQQKSQFQAEQNAQDAPDVKFE from the coding sequence ATGAAGAATTTAACCAGTGCAGTGGTACTTGTCCTTTTGGGTCTGCTTTTACTTTTTGGTGGGTGCAATACCTACAACGGAATGGTTAATGCCGATGAAGATGTGGAAAACGCATGGTCAAAAGTACAATCTGCGTACCAGCGCCGGGCTGACCTTATCCCCAACCTGGTCAACACCGTTAAAGGCGTGGCCAATTTTGAAAAAAGCACCCTTACCGCAGTGATCGAAGCGCGTTCAAAGGCAACGAGCATCACCATTGATCCAGCAAACGCTACCCCTGAGCAACTGGCTGCTTTCCAACAAGCACAAGGTGGGATTTCTCAATCATTGGGTCGTTTGATGGTGATTGCCGAGCAATACCCAGAACTCAAGGCCAATCAGAACTTCCTGGAGTTGCAGTCGCAGTTGGAAGGTACCGAAAACCGCATCAAAGTTGCCCGGGATACGTACAATGACGTTTCCACGCAGTACAACAAAAAAGTGCGCAGGTTTCCAAACAGCCTTTTTGCTGGCATATTTGGATTCCAACAAAAATCTCAATTCCAGGCGGAGCAGAATGCACAGGATGCTCCGGACGTGAAGTTTGAATAA
- a CDS encoding TPM domain-containing protein gives MIKFLSSEEEKRVIDCIKEAEAATTGEIRVHLQGKVQKTAWEDALKVFDHLKMADTQDRNGVLIFIVPKDHQLVIIGDKGIHDRVMNHFWVGVRDEMLQHFRNKDFAGGLCAGVKLIGAKLHKHFPCGDADNGNELPDDISYDM, from the coding sequence ATGATCAAATTTCTGTCTTCAGAAGAAGAAAAACGAGTAATCGACTGCATCAAAGAGGCAGAAGCTGCAACTACTGGTGAGATCAGGGTGCATTTGCAAGGCAAAGTGCAAAAAACAGCCTGGGAAGATGCCCTTAAAGTTTTTGACCACCTGAAAATGGCCGATACCCAGGATCGCAATGGGGTCTTGATTTTTATTGTCCCCAAAGACCATCAACTGGTCATTATTGGTGACAAAGGAATCCATGATCGCGTCATGAACCATTTTTGGGTGGGCGTAAGGGATGAAATGTTACAACATTTCCGCAATAAGGATTTTGCCGGAGGTTTGTGTGCCGGGGTAAAATTGATTGGTGCCAAACTCCATAAGCATTTTCCTTGTGGTGATGCCGATAATGGAAACGAGCTGCCTGATGATATTTCCTACGACATGTAG
- a CDS encoding TPM domain-containing protein: protein MNMKSLLLLLGSMWVLNGVFAKEIPARPQTMVNDYAGVLSPAELNNLERKLRAYEDSTSTQIAIVIDRSLEGEDAFEYSFRLAQAWGIGQKDKDNGVLIYVAQAERKIRIVTNAGVQGFLTDALSKRIIENTITPAFKKGQFYAGLDGAVDNIIQVAAGEYKADEKKDAEGGGAMSFLILLLIIGGVIAMFSYLSRRSAQAGGGYYGGGRYNDNRGGGGGWIIFPGGFGGGGSDRNSDWGSGGDDWGGFGGSDGFDGGGAGGDW, encoded by the coding sequence ATGAATATGAAATCCCTGTTGTTGTTATTGGGATCGATGTGGGTGTTGAATGGGGTTTTTGCCAAAGAAATTCCTGCCCGCCCCCAAACCATGGTCAACGATTACGCCGGGGTACTCAGTCCGGCGGAGTTGAACAACCTGGAGCGCAAATTACGCGCCTACGAAGACTCTACTTCCACTCAAATTGCGATTGTCATCGACAGATCCCTGGAGGGAGAGGATGCATTTGAATACTCCTTCCGCCTGGCTCAGGCCTGGGGGATTGGCCAAAAAGATAAAGACAACGGTGTGCTCATTTATGTAGCCCAAGCCGAGCGCAAAATCCGCATCGTCACCAATGCAGGCGTCCAAGGCTTTTTAACGGATGCATTGTCCAAGCGCATCATTGAAAATACCATTACCCCGGCTTTCAAAAAAGGCCAGTTTTACGCCGGGCTGGACGGTGCAGTGGACAACATCATTCAAGTTGCCGCAGGCGAATACAAAGCCGATGAAAAGAAAGATGCGGAAGGCGGCGGGGCCATGTCCTTCCTGATTTTGTTGCTCATTATCGGCGGTGTTATTGCCATGTTCAGCTATCTTTCCCGGCGTTCTGCTCAAGCGGGAGGCGGTTATTATGGTGGTGGCCGTTACAACGACAACCGGGGCGGTGGCGGTGGATGGATCATCTTCCCCGGCGGCTTTGGTGGCGGTGGATCTGATCGCAACAGCGACTGGGGCAGTGGCGGTGACGATTGGGGTGGTTTTGGCGGCAGCGACGGCTTTGATGGCGGTGGTGCTGGTGGGGATTGGTAA
- a CDS encoding M43 family zinc metalloprotease, translating into MVKRWGYALLGVLVFSIPSFAQKWLPAKKIIRRDAPALSISPNPLRLNIAYRNATDYLPDTAHLEHSPLRYLRINVHFMNASDRAHNYDGEEAIRFAKELIDYANQDLQKNNKLWLPYRNNLPVIPPRYQYQLSPQPTNPGDQGIYFHYDDRLCYYIHKGPTANLFETEVLEKYQISADSVLNVFIMPHHPDSMKSAWYSKTAGGVGVMLGNAIKMAGMYESHHPAWAYRGILNHEAGHFLGLSHAFFRDGCDDTPEHGNPCWSRTTEAPCDTAASNNMMDYNALQNALSPCQIGTMHARMADTNSYERRFLVKNWCTRQEGQDITIRDTVVWKGDKDLTGQVTIIAGGVLRVEARLSLPENARITLMPGAELQLGSKALLHNACGLEWEGIEAPRRFLGARGRVLAEDGARIRGARFIDY; encoded by the coding sequence ATGGTAAAACGCTGGGGATATGCGCTTTTAGGAGTACTCGTGTTTTCAATACCCAGCTTTGCCCAAAAATGGCTTCCAGCGAAAAAAATCATTCGCAGGGATGCCCCAGCGCTAAGCATTAGCCCCAATCCACTCCGACTCAACATTGCTTACCGCAATGCTACGGACTACCTGCCCGATACGGCGCATCTGGAACACAGCCCGCTGAGGTACCTCCGCATCAATGTGCATTTTATGAATGCCAGCGACCGGGCGCACAACTACGACGGCGAGGAAGCCATTCGTTTTGCCAAAGAATTGATTGATTACGCCAACCAGGACTTGCAAAAGAACAACAAGCTCTGGCTGCCTTACCGCAATAACCTACCCGTTATCCCCCCGAGGTATCAATATCAATTGAGTCCACAACCGACAAATCCTGGCGATCAGGGAATCTATTTTCATTACGATGATCGCCTTTGTTATTACATCCACAAAGGCCCTACTGCCAATTTGTTTGAGACCGAGGTGCTGGAAAAATACCAGATCAGTGCCGATTCCGTGCTCAATGTATTCATCATGCCCCACCATCCCGACAGCATGAAATCGGCCTGGTACAGCAAAACTGCGGGTGGCGTAGGGGTAATGCTGGGCAATGCCATCAAAATGGCGGGCATGTACGAGAGTCATCACCCCGCCTGGGCCTACCGCGGCATACTCAACCACGAAGCAGGGCATTTTTTAGGCTTATCCCACGCTTTTTTTCGCGATGGTTGTGACGATACACCTGAGCATGGCAATCCTTGTTGGAGCCGCACCACAGAGGCTCCTTGCGATACAGCCGCTTCCAACAACATGATGGATTACAACGCGCTGCAAAATGCCCTCTCCCCTTGTCAAATCGGCACCATGCACGCCCGTATGGCTGATACCAACAGTTATGAACGGCGCTTTTTGGTCAAAAACTGGTGTACCCGCCAGGAGGGGCAAGACATTACCATTCGCGATACCGTGGTTTGGAAAGGTGACAAAGACCTGACTGGCCAGGTGACCATCATTGCCGGAGGCGTATTGCGGGTCGAAGCCCGCCTATCGCTGCCCGAAAATGCCCGCATCACCTTGATGCCGGGTGCCGAATTGCAGTTGGGAAGCAAAGCGCTCTTGCACAATGCTTGTGGTTTGGAATGGGAGGGGATTGAGGCACCGCGCCGCTTTTTGGGGGCGCGTGGAAGAGTGTTGGCGGAGGATGGGGCAAGGATTAGGGGTGCGCGGTTTATTGATTATTGA
- a CDS encoding AAA family ATPase: MKINLYKAEGSATLPDFNSSKELNDPANYIPSQELIDAVNIAMLLGQPLLLTGEPGTGKTQLAYHLAHFFNLDKPLIFNTQTSSLAADLFYKYDALGHFQYNQNNSKRLSPAEVEEQFITYNALGQAIRSQKRVVVLIDEIDKAPRDLPNDILFAIENMHFKVPEINQEFVSDEKYRPIIIMTSNSEKNLPDAFLRRVAYFHITFPSSDQLLYILSRKTNNVQVRDLKKIIQYFGSIRDLQLKKPPSTAELIYWTFLLLKLKFPIERLGGSLDMHERKLLLSSYVVLTKNKEDLDLLKNLM, translated from the coding sequence ATGAAAATTAACCTCTATAAAGCAGAAGGTAGCGCAACCCTACCGGATTTCAACAGTAGTAAAGAGCTGAACGACCCCGCCAACTACATTCCCAGCCAGGAATTGATTGATGCCGTCAATATCGCCATGCTATTGGGACAACCCCTGCTCTTGACCGGAGAACCCGGAACCGGCAAAACCCAATTGGCTTACCATCTCGCTCATTTTTTCAACCTGGATAAACCTTTGATTTTTAATACCCAAACCTCTTCACTAGCCGCAGATTTATTTTACAAATACGACGCATTGGGGCATTTTCAATACAACCAAAACAACAGCAAACGTTTGAGTCCCGCCGAGGTGGAAGAGCAATTTATCACTTATAATGCCTTGGGGCAGGCCATCCGCAGTCAAAAAAGAGTCGTGGTATTGATCGACGAGATTGACAAAGCGCCCCGGGACTTGCCCAACGATATTTTGTTTGCCATTGAAAACATGCATTTTAAAGTACCAGAGATCAATCAGGAGTTTGTGTCGGATGAAAAATACCGTCCGATTATCATCATGACCAGCAATTCCGAAAAAAACCTGCCAGACGCATTTCTGCGTCGGGTTGCTTATTTTCACATTACCTTCCCTTCTTCTGATCAACTTTTGTACATTTTGAGTCGAAAAACCAACAATGTTCAGGTTCGGGATTTAAAAAAAATCATTCAATACTTCGGCAGCATTCGGGATTTGCAACTAAAAAAGCCACCATCCACGGCGGAACTGATTTATTGGACTTTTTTGTTGTTGAAGCTAAAGTTTCCCATCGAACGACTAGGGGGCTCACTGGATATGCATGAACGAAAATTGTTACTATCGAGCTACGTTGTACTGACCAAGAACAAAGAGGATCTGGATTTGCTTAAAAATTTGATGTAA